ACCAATCCAGCGAGCATTTTCAGACTCCACAAAGTAGGCGGAACCAATTTGAACTTCCACCTCAAGTATTCCACCAGCCTCCCATGTAGCAGTTGAATTACCCGGAGCACCAACTGAGTTTTAACTACCCTTGCAAGGAGATAAGTCGGGCTATAAGTCATCTCTGCCAGGTGGTTGCCACATAAAAGGAGATACATGGTAAATTTAGATGTAGATAAACAACCACAGTTGAGATGCAACACCTGGACACCTTCTTGTGGAAACTCAGAGATAGCCAATGGATAGAGCAGAGAGAAACTGTCGCTGAAGTATCTAAAGTAATGTCTGGAAGGTGTAAGCAGCAAGAGAGAAGTATAAGCATGAATTCCGACAACAACATGATTTGTActtagagaatgaaacagttaTATATATATCACTCCAGCTGGTATATAATTGGTGCTACGGAAAGGAACCCAAATTATCTGCAGCTGTGAAAGAACAAAAGCTTCTCCTCTCATATTAAGCATTTGAACCAATAATTGACTAGCCTGCCTAATATCACCTACTCTAGCAAACAAGAGTATGCAAAATCGCTCTCTCCCAGGCATGTGAACGAACAACTTACTATCAACTCGAATATTCGTGTGATGAACAACACATATAAGAACCATCGAATGTGTAACCCAATTGGATTCGAACCCAAACTTAACAAGCAATCTGATACACAATTTCCAGTAATATATCGAGGAGAAAATGACGTACTTACCTCGATAAAATAATGAGCAAGCATCTTGAAAATAAAGATAGACATTGACATTCAAACTCCTAGCAGTAAGAATAATTGCAAGCTTAGATGGTGCTCCAGCAATTGAACCGATAAAAAACGAATCTCGTAAGTATCCATTCTTAGAAACCATCTCCTGAAATTCGTTTCTAGAAATACCATCCAAAAATTTCAAACcctcaaaaaaagaaaatttagaATACCTTTGCAGAATTTCAATTGCTTTCCCACGGTCAAAAACTCTACTCATTTGGATCTTCCAGACGAAATCAACTCCAATATCACTCAATTTCACAGCCTTACTCTCGGAAATTTTATCAAACATCATTCTGGTAGTACTAATAACACCATCATTAGTTGGTATACAGTTGATTGAATCACCAGACCAAGAAGCTGACAAGTACCGATTCTTAGAGAGCAGCTCAAATACAGATATTCCATTGCATTGATTCATTAAATTTGAACAAACATTTAATGTAAGAGAATATGAAGTAATTGTATCAAAACCAATTTTATAAACTCCAGCTAAGTAAGAATAATGCCTAATGAGTCTGAAATCTTTTCCACGATCAAACAATAACCGAGTATAAGCAAGAAGAATGGAAAAACGGTTCTTACTAAGTACTTTGTTGTTACAACTGACGAACTCCTTTAAGCTTTGGAGTTTCTCACAACTACCCTCATTACTCATAGCTTCTGTAGTTTGAAAATTCACCTCATCAGGTAAATCATCCTCTTCATCGAAGAAAAACGAAGGAATGAGCAATTCGAAATCGagataatcatcatcttcttcagtttCAACAAAGAGAAATTGAGGAATCAAATATTCTTCTAAATCAGTGATTAGATCCTCTTTTTCATCAAAGAAAAATGATTGAATCAACTCATCAAGCGAATCGAGAGAATCAACAATCAATTCTTCAGCCACACACATCTCTTCAGTCTGTGGTTCTTTTGGAAACCCAGCTTCTTCCATTGTTTGTTCTACATAGTGAATTTATTCATGAATCTGTTGAGATTCAATAAGCCCACGGATTGACTCTAACTGCTTCAAAAATGATGGTGGAAGGTGAATTGATTCTCATCTAAGCCCGTTGAAGTTGATTTGAGACTCTAGTTCCAAAATAGTATAATTTCGATTGAATGAAGGTACCTCGTTAAGCAGAACTTGATACTTTCTCTTCAGATCCAGTAACTGGACATAGAGTTGGCATTTTTCCCTAGCTCGATACAACAAATCACCCATGGATCAAAActaatctgataccaattgtcatgtacctgGATGTACAATGACAGGATAATTACTTGATTCCAAGAATCAAGTTTCTCTGCTCTTGCGAACGGCCTACAATCGAGAAAACGATTaattttgattatcatttgatagtTCTTCCAATACAGACACGGACCATATATAACTCTCATTTTTACTACCCTAGGATCCACGCCCAGATAGTCACCCAGGTGGTTCTTGTCTAACCGTGCCTTACACTGATAAACACACTTACTCCTACACTAAATACTACTACGGACTGAAAAGTAACATGATAAGGGCACCCTATCACATATAGTAAGTACATAACAACACGTTCTTACTAAACTCGTAAATCTTCGACCATTCAAGCTCGTTCACGTAATTAGTCCCCCTCATGGCGTTACCTCATACGCTTATCCTAGTATAATTGCACATCGTTTGGAGTTATATTCATTTCGCCAATTGGAAAATGGAAAGCATATGTTTCCTCGTAATATCTCTCGGTGAAGGCATAAACAAAAGGCTTGTGATATCCAACCACCAAATTCTTAACCACAACCAATAACCTTAGCATCAACTAGATCGAAGgatttttttatctcttttttcagTGGCCATAAGTCCATATTATCCGGTGACGTTTCTTCAAACATATAGAAACATAATATCGAAGGTGATAACTTAAATAAAAGTTCGGGGCATATCAGAACGCACATACGTTAGCTTCCCATCTCTTTTACCCTCATAACAGTTTTTTCTTATCATTGGGTAACTCGTAAATAGGCGTCTTGGGCATTTATTTCCATTTATTCTCTGGAGTTCCTTTGGGACTTTTATTTtgccttcttgttgttgttgaatttgtttttaatgaattgttatTCCTACGCCATTTTCTTCATCACTTTTTTCTTCATGTGCTTTTTCGTTGTCACTTTTTTATTCGTTAACATCTTCATCTTTATCCACCTTGGATTTATCATCAATTTCTGTATCAGGTTCAGATTCTTATCGTGTTGGAAGCTCCCCTTGAAGTGGTGATTCATTGATttgaatctgaaaaatttgtaggGGATTAcaattacaaat
This portion of the Papaver somniferum cultivar HN1 chromosome 11, ASM357369v1, whole genome shotgun sequence genome encodes:
- the LOC113320527 gene encoding uncharacterized protein LOC113320527 isoform X1, which produces MNQCNGISVFELLSKNRYLSASWSGDSINCIPTNDGVISTTRMMFDKISESKAVKLSDIGVDFVWKIQMSRVFDRGKAIEILQRYSKFSFFEGLKFLDGISRNEFQEMVSKNGYLRDSFFIGSIAGAPSKLAIILTARSLNVNVYLYFQDACSLFYRDITLDTSATVSLCSIHWLSLSFHKKVSRCCISTVVVYLHLNLPCISFYVATTWQR
- the LOC113320527 gene encoding uncharacterized protein LOC113320527 isoform X2, whose product is MNQCNGISVFELLSKNRYLSASWSGDSINCIPTNDGVISTTRMMFDKISESKAVKLSDIGVDFVWKIQMSRVFDRGKAIEILQRSLNVNVYLYFQDACSLFYRDITLDTSATVSLCSIHWLSLSFHKKVSRCCISTVVVYLHLNLPCISFYVATTWQR